The Pseudomonas moraviensis genome contains the following window.
GACTACAACGTCCTCGAAGACCGTGACTTCGTGGCCCTGAGCTTCGGCGTGAACTTCTGATCTGCCCGAGAAGGATGACTGCAATGCGCAAAACGATTCTGCAATGTGGCGTGCTGGCCTTGAGTCTGCTGGCGGCCAATGTGATGGCGGCGGTTTCGCCGGATGAAGCGAACAAACTCGGCACCAGCCTGACTCCGCTCGGCGCCGAGAAGGCCGGCAATGCCGACGGTTCGATTCCGGCGTGGACCGGCGGCATCGCGAAAAACGCCGGCGCGGTGGACAGCAAGGGTTTCCTTGCCGACCCCTTCGCCAACGAAAAACCGCTGTTTACCATCACTGCGGCGAACGTCGAGCAGTACAAGAGCAAGCTCTCCGATGGCCAGATAGCGATGTTCAAACGCTACCCGGAAACCTACAAGATCCCGGTTTACCCGACCCACCGCACCGTGGGCGCACCGGCGGAAATCTACGAGTCGGCCAAGCGCAGCGCCCTGAATGTGAATGCGATCAACGACGGTAACGGCCTGGCCAATTTCACCGGCAATCGCTATTACGCCTTCCCGATTCCGAAGAACGGCGTCGAGGTGCTGTGGAACCACATCACCCGTTATCACGGCGGCAATTTGCGGCGGATCATCACCCAGGTCACGCCGCAGACCAATGGCAGCTACACGCCGATCCGCTTCGAAGAAGAGATCGCCGTGCCGCAACTGATGAAGGACATCGACCCGGATAAAGCCGCCAACGTGCTGACCTTCTTCAAGCAATCGGTGACCGCCCCGGCACGGCTGGCCGGCAACGTGCTGCTGGTCCACGAAACCCTCGATCAGGTGAAGGAACCGCGTCTGGCGTGGATCTATAACGCCGGTCAGCGCCGCGTCCGGCGCGCGCCGCAAGTGGCGTATGACGGCCCGGGCACAGCGGCCGATGGTCTGCGCACTTCCGACAACTTCGACATGTTTTCCGGCGCGCCGGATCGCTACGACTGGAAACTGGTCGGCAAGAAGGAAATGTACATTCCCTACAACAGCTACAAGCTCGACTCGCCGAAGCTCAAGTACGACGACATCGTCAAGGCCGGGCACATCAATCAGGACCTGACCCGCTATGAACTGCACCGCGTCTGGGAGGTGATCGGCACGGTGAAGCCGAACGAGCGACACATCTACGCCAAGCGCCACATGTACATCGACGAGGACAGCTGGCAAGTGGCACTGGCCGATCACTACGACGGTCGCGGGCAACTGTGGCGCGTTGCCGAAGGTCACGCGCAGTACTACTACGATCACCAGGCCCAGGCCTACACACTCGAAGCGCTCTACGACATCATCGCCGGCCGCTACATTGCCTTGGGCATGAAGAACGAAGAGAAACACAGCTTCGAATTCGGCTTCGAAGCCAAGGCCGCCGACTACACCCCATCGGCTCTGCGCGCCGAGGGCGTGCGCTGACGGTTCTGCCACACCGCTGGACAGAAGGCGACCGCACGGTCGCCTTTTTTATGGTCGTCAATCAGCGTGCTGAATACTCGTCAACAAGCTTGCGGGAGAGGGCTAGGGTGAGCGCACAACGATAAGAAGGCTCAGCCGATGACCGCCATGACAGCATGCCTGGATCGACCCGGATTTCAGCCCAGGCTTTCTTCACATCATCAGCCTCGCACTCGCTTGAGCGAACCGTTGCTGGCCGCCAACGCGCGGGTCAGGCTGTTGTGTGCGCCTGCGGGCAGTGGCAAAACCGCACTGCTCACTGAATGTCTGCTGCAAGTGCGTGGGGAGTGCGAGGCGATCTGGCTGCCGCTGGCGGGAGTTGCGCTCAGCCCCGAGGCATTCTGCCTGCGACTGACTCGGGCGCTAGGGCTGGCCGAAGGCCTGGACGTTACACAACTGATGGCGGAGCTGGCACATTGGTCCAGGTCGACCTCGCTGTTTATCGACGACTACAGCCGTCTGCCGGATCCGGCGCTGGATGCTTTACTGGATCGGTTGCTGACGGTCAGCAGCCCGGCGCTGACCTGGTGGATCAGCACTCGCCGCCGGCCACAGTGCAACTGGCCGCGTCTGTTGCTCGATGACGAGCTCTACGAGTCCGAGTGCGCCAGTCTGGCGCTGACTCATGATGAGGTTGTAGCGGTGTTGGGCCATTTGCCGCCAGATCAGGCGAGCCGTGTCGCTGCTCATATCATCCAGCGTACCGGCGGTTGGTGCGCGGGGGCGCGCATGGCGATCCTGCAAAAATGCGACTGGTCGCAAAACCTGCAGCCGCAGCAACGTGTCGATACGCTGCTCGATTACCTGCAGCACGAACTCTTCAGCCACCTGACCCCGGAACAGGACGAGGCGTGGCGTGTTCTGGCTCATCTGCCACGGTTCAACGCGCCGTTATGCGAGCATTTGTTCGGCCCCGGCGAAGGCGCGCAGCTGCTGCATGATCTGCAAGTGCTGGGCTGCTTTATCGAACCATGGCAGCAATCCGCTGACTGGCTTCAGGTCTTCCGCCCGCTGTCGCGCATCATGCAGGAGTCGCATTGGCCGTGTGCGCGTTCCTGGCACCGGCGCGCCTGTCAGTGGTTCACCGCGACGCTGGATTGGCGAGCTGCGTTCGAGCAAGCGTTGCTGGCCGAGGAATACGAAACCGCCATAAGTCTGCTGCAGCATTTGAGTTTCGAGGATTTGTTCGAAGACCAGATCGTGGTCCTTCTTTTGCGCCTGCATGAGCGTCAAAGCCAGGAGCTGACCCTGATGACCCCGCAGTTGATCGGGCTGGTCACCGGGGCTTTGCTGTTCGCCGGCCGCTTCGAACAGGCCGGGCAATGCCTCGGCCATCTCGCCCGCTTCATGCCGCAGCCGACCGCACACCTTGAGCAGCAATTGCTGGCCCGTTGGCTGGCGCAACACGGCTGGCTGTGCCACCTGCAAGGGCAGATGGAGCCTGCGCGCGCGTGCTTTCAGGAGGCGTTGTCAGCGCTGGCTGACGACGCCTGGCAGGCGCGCTTGTTGTGCCTGTCGGGGCTGACCCAGCAGGCGTTACTGTGCGGTGAGCTCGATCGGGCCCATGCCCTCAACCGCGAAGCGCTGTGCCTGGCGCGTGCGCACGGTTCCCTGCTGTTCGAAGGGTTGCTCGAGCTTGACCATGCGCAATGGCTCGAGCAGCGAGGAGCGCCTGTGCGCGCCGAAAGTCTGCTGGTGGACATCGAGCACTTGCTGCGCCAGCGCGCCATGGCACCCACGCCGCTGCTGGGCCGGATTGCGCTGCGCCGCGGACGGCTGGCGCTGTGCATGGGACTTGAAGCGCAGGCTGCGGATCTGTTCAGCCGGGGTCTTGAGGATTGCCTGCGCAGCCAGGACAAGCGGGTCTTGTATGGCTACGTGGGGCAGGCGCAACTGGCCGGCAATCGCGGTGATTATGCCTGCGCGTTCGAGCGTCTGCGCGAGGCCGAAAGGGTGATGCAGCAGCGACAGATTCCCGATACCGTCTATCGCGGTGTCGTGCTGCAGGTCAGCAGTCAGTTCTGGTTACAGCAGGGCCGGCCGCAACGGGTGCAGGAGGCGTTGAGCCGGCTGTTACGGCATTACCGTGGACCCTCCGGGCTACAGGCGCCGCCCGCGACATTCGAGCTGATCATCCGTATTGAATATCTGCTGGCCTGCGCTCAGGCGCAAT
Protein-coding sequences here:
- a CDS encoding DUF1329 domain-containing protein codes for the protein MRKTILQCGVLALSLLAANVMAAVSPDEANKLGTSLTPLGAEKAGNADGSIPAWTGGIAKNAGAVDSKGFLADPFANEKPLFTITAANVEQYKSKLSDGQIAMFKRYPETYKIPVYPTHRTVGAPAEIYESAKRSALNVNAINDGNGLANFTGNRYYAFPIPKNGVEVLWNHITRYHGGNLRRIITQVTPQTNGSYTPIRFEEEIAVPQLMKDIDPDKAANVLTFFKQSVTAPARLAGNVLLVHETLDQVKEPRLAWIYNAGQRRVRRAPQVAYDGPGTAADGLRTSDNFDMFSGAPDRYDWKLVGKKEMYIPYNSYKLDSPKLKYDDIVKAGHINQDLTRYELHRVWEVIGTVKPNERHIYAKRHMYIDEDSWQVALADHYDGRGQLWRVAEGHAQYYYDHQAQAYTLEALYDIIAGRYIALGMKNEEKHSFEFGFEAKAADYTPSALRAEGVR
- a CDS encoding helix-turn-helix transcriptional regulator translates to MTAMTACLDRPGFQPRLSSHHQPRTRLSEPLLAANARVRLLCAPAGSGKTALLTECLLQVRGECEAIWLPLAGVALSPEAFCLRLTRALGLAEGLDVTQLMAELAHWSRSTSLFIDDYSRLPDPALDALLDRLLTVSSPALTWWISTRRRPQCNWPRLLLDDELYESECASLALTHDEVVAVLGHLPPDQASRVAAHIIQRTGGWCAGARMAILQKCDWSQNLQPQQRVDTLLDYLQHELFSHLTPEQDEAWRVLAHLPRFNAPLCEHLFGPGEGAQLLHDLQVLGCFIEPWQQSADWLQVFRPLSRIMQESHWPCARSWHRRACQWFTATLDWRAAFEQALLAEEYETAISLLQHLSFEDLFEDQIVVLLLRLHERQSQELTLMTPQLIGLVTGALLFAGRFEQAGQCLGHLARFMPQPTAHLEQQLLARWLAQHGWLCHLQGQMEPARACFQEALSALADDAWQARLLCLSGLTQQALLCGELDRAHALNREALCLARAHGSLLFEGLLELDHAQWLEQRGAPVRAESLLVDIEHLLRQRAMAPTPLLGRIALRRGRLALCMGLEAQAADLFSRGLEDCLRSQDKRVLYGYVGQAQLAGNRGDYACAFERLREAERVMQQRQIPDTVYRGVVLQVSSQFWLQQGRPQRVQEALSRLLRHYRGPSGLQAPPATFELIIRIEYLLACAQAQLNPGENRLPTIERWLDHAQARGMLTAQTELLLAFAQLAESNGDTLAAQQALQRAATLVERCRLQQAMREWELRRGGVGTVSGNQVTVWPGDNGDLAPGLSRREREVLMLIAQGASNQQVAEQLFISLHTVKTHARRINGKLGVERRTQAVAKAKLMGILV